From the genome of Medicago truncatula cultivar Jemalong A17 chromosome 2, MtrunA17r5.0-ANR, whole genome shotgun sequence:
TGGTGATATGCAGGGTAAGCCGACAGATAAGCAATGTCGTATTGTAATGAAGGTAAGTATCAAATACTTCCCACATCCATGCCTAATATGATTATTCTCTTTAGTTTTTgttaaactaaaatcaaaatcaagcaAATGTTAACTATAGTGATCCGAGAGcaaagaaatgtttttttttccgtCAATGGCATTTTCATACTCTTGCAAAAATGAAAACGATACAAACCTTAtgatttctttaattttatattgtaaaaaaacataaaaagacatTGGTTTATAGGTCATGAGTCTAAATATATTGTCTAACAACTAACCTTATAAAATGTCTTGTgtaatatttgttttgtttcttttcttttctggcAGCTTAAACGATGGGAGCGAAAGGAATGTAAACCAAACAGCCTTCCAGTGTTACACAAATTGCATGTTAAAGTTGGAGATACTGTGAAAGTCATATCAGGACATGAAAAGGGTCAAATTGGGGAGGTTACTAAGATCTTCAAGCACAACAGCACTATCATTGTCAAAGACATAAACTTGAAGACAAAGCATGTGAAGAGTAGACAAGAGGGAGAACCAGGGCAAATAAATAAGGTTATTATCATTTCCCTTTACCAGAGAAAACATTATTATGAATTCTTCACTCTTAAGAGTTAGAGAATCTCCTATTATATAACATTCTCCTTTGTTTGAGGGAACTCGAGTTCAAATCCTGGCTGGAACAAATTTTGGTCAATTTTATTTACCTCCCGACCGAAGTTTGGATTACCATGCCTCTTTTCTCTAGAAACTTGAgggttaagacaaaaaaaagaagtttagaAACATGCGttgatgtttatgatttttgtttttttttggtgcaTTTCTTGTCATGGACTCTAATACTTTTAGAAACCATTGCCTTGAATTTCAGATTGAAGGTCCTATCCACAGTTCAAATGTGATGCTCTACTCTAAAGAAAAGAATGTCGTAAGCCGTGTTGGTCATAAAGTTATTGACAATGGCAAAAAAGTTCGTTATCTAATAAAAACTGGAGAGGTAATTGATAGTGTAGAGAATTGGAAGAAACTGAAGGAAGCTACTAAAAAAACTGAAGAACTTGTTGCTGCCTAGTTTTACTATATTAATTCATGCATTCAGCAGTTATGTAACTCAATGtagttgtattattttttttcccattttatTGTTAAGTGTATATTATGTTGTGTTATTATTCTGGTACCTATGTTGATCTCCATACACAACTTGAGTAATTGGATTTGTTTTTTGTCCTTTGGTTTTGgtcttttttaagagaaaatgtTATTGACACTACATCCTAACATTAAGAACTGGTTGATATCAACTCTCAGTTGTAGACTTCTCGGTCCATCCGACAATGGATGTTTTGAATATCGGGAATCTTCAAAGCACCATTGTTGGAATCGTAAACAATAAACTTCAATATATTACTTCTGAACTCATACAAATCCATCAACAATTGGtcaatctaaaaaatatataaaacctTGCACAAACGCGGTTCTCTCATGTTAGGAACACTATACAATTTAGTCCAAGATTTTTTATTTCCATATTCTTTCATAATTGAAACATCCATAGACATACGACCACTTGCTTGCATAGATGCGCAAGCAATGCTTCAACATCCATAAGGTCTTGAAATCAATCTCCAAATATGGCCGGCAAATGTTTTGATACGACTCTTTATCCAAATCAAGGGAAGCAATAGCATGCAAAGAGAACTACTCGAAACATCATATGTCAACCAATTAACGGCGCCACTCGTAAATACTCCTAAACTACGATTAACGCAAGAATATGAGCAGTTTTGTATCTTTTTCCAATAATCTGTATCCAAGGTATGAAGATTAGCTTCATACTtatgattatgaatgaaatgatcATACCCCAACCCCCAATCCCACTTCCATTATCAATAAAATACCTATCTCACCCCCTCAAACACCATACTGCATACATACAGTACCATTATCCCCAACTGCCctcaacaaaaacacaaaatccaacaaaaaaatagaaattaagcaTCATGAAATCCAATTTTCTTGGCTTTTGGTTCAATTATATATATGGTGCACTAAAGAAATGATCAAGAAACATATGGTGCTAGCACTAGCAACCAATCAATACAAGGATTAGAAGAAAAAGTCAATACAATCAATGCATGAAAACACAGTTTTTCTTTCATGCACTTCCAACATTAAACTTAAAAGATGATGGCACAATATATTTCGACAAAGAGGAcacaatattttagaaactatgATTTCCCATCAACACTTATTTTGGCTTAACAATTTCGATTTACCACTTAAAATGAGTCTAGAACTGTCTTTGAATACAAGTGAATGAAACCCATTGCAAACAACTTTCCAAATATTATTAATGGTCAATCAtattccactttttttttttttttttcagttgtAATCGATCACTCTACATAGCAAACTTGTCTACAAAAAACTAGTCGTCATTAAAAATTTCTATTgctagaaataaaaataatggttTAGAACTCTAAAAACCCTAAATCATTCTAGTTTCAGAATAGATAATACTAGTCCATAACCCTAAGCACCTTCACCACGTATAAAAGAAAGAtgaattgataaaaaagaagaagaagatgaagtgatgaaaaaaaaactaaatcaaaatCCCCTAAAACGTATAAAAGAAAGAtgaatggataaaaaaaaaactaaatcaaaaccgcaaaatcattcaatatacgtaaaaaaaagttaaaagataGTATCATGaagtaaacatatatatattttttttactgtaaAAGTAGACATATATATGTATGGTACTGGTACATTaacattttcattaattttttgagggaaactggtacattaacatataattatatttatagcaacaatatatattttttgaaagaatatttagCAACAATATGTATGGTACTAGTACATGAAAATTAAAAGCAGTTGTCAATTTGTCATTTATGAAAGTCTTTTGACCAATGTAGATATTTCTATCCCCCTATTTAGAAAGTGCAGAACTAGTACCAAAAAATAGAGAGAACGTGAAAACAACCAgcatttttttgttcaattataaTTGATCAATTACATACCAAACTTGTGTCATAACTAAAatggaacaatgcataaaagaAACTACTAATGATCAAGAAAAGAACCCTAAATCAGAACAATACAACACATAATACTAACTAGTCAATAACCCTAACCACGACGTTCACCACGGATACGGCAAGCAAGTTGAATATCCTTAGGCATAATGGTAACCCTCTTAGCATGAATTGCACACAAATTGGTATCCTCAAACAAACCAACCAAATATGCTTCCGCTGCTTCCTGAAGTGCGAGAACCGCATGACTCTGGAATCTGAAATCCGGCTTGAGATCAACATGAGCAATTTCACGAACAAGACGCTGGAATGGAAGCTTACGGATCAAAAGATCGGAACTCTTCTGGTATTTACGTATCTCGCGAAGAGCAACTGTTCCAGGACGAAAACGACGAGGTCTCTTAAGTCCTCCCTTTGGTTTATAATTACGAGCAATCTTTGTGGCGAGCACCTTCGTTGGTGCCTTGCCACCGGTGGATTTGCGAGCAGTTTGCTTTGTACGCGCCATtgaatcaaaaatagaagaaaactgCTTTGGTTTTGAAAGtgtcttgaaagaaaaaaattgtaatgaGAATAGTGAATGAAATGAAACATTTATATAGAAATGGTATGATGATGGTTATAGGCGGTTTTATTTAAATTAGAGAGACAGTGTACGTGGAAGTTGCATGTTTCAACGGTTTTGTGCTTCAACGTGGATTGCCAAGGAAGGTGGCTGATATGTCTTTTAGATATTTAAATTGAATCTACCATTTTGTAGCATGACCGGTGCAATTTGAAAATgagtataaaaaatattgtgaaagaaaatgaagaaagataCTTGTGACATTGAAGTTGGTCAATGTCACCAACCACGATGTCACCAAAGTATTATCGTGTTCTGAACATATATCTTAAATTTCAACTTTCATATGT
Proteins encoded in this window:
- the LOC11408671 gene encoding histone H3.3, whose protein sequence is MARTKQTARKSTGGKAPTKVLATKIARNYKPKGGLKRPRRFRPGTVALREIRKYQKSSDLLIRKLPFQRLVREIAHVDLKPDFRFQSHAVLALQEAAEAYLVGLFEDTNLCAIHAKRVTIMPKDIQLACRIRGERRG
- the LOC11407117 gene encoding 50S ribosomal protein L24, chloroplastic, with protein sequence MVAMAMASLQSSMTSLSLSSNSFFGQPLSPITLSPLLPGKPTDKQCRIVMKLKRWERKECKPNSLPVLHKLHVKVGDTVKVISGHEKGQIGEVTKIFKHNSTIIVKDINLKTKHVKSRQEGEPGQINKIEGPIHSSNVMLYSKEKNVVSRVGHKVIDNGKKVRYLIKTGEVIDSVENWKKLKEATKKTEELVAA